From a region of the Solanum stenotomum isolate F172 chromosome 2, ASM1918654v1, whole genome shotgun sequence genome:
- the LOC125854465 gene encoding trimethyltridecatetraene synthase-like, with the protein MEISWVFIVFGSWLLALAFVLKIFNHPKRKLPPGPKPWPIIGNLNLLGSLPHVSFHHLSQKYGDLMLLKFGSKPVLVASSPEMAKEILKTHDTIFASRPELAAGKYTSYNYSDMTWAPYGAYWRQARKIYLTEIFSPKRLDSFEYIRIEEGRTLISRLFPLSGKPVLLKDHLPRFTLRTISRLVMSDKYYSSDASSIITLETLRQMLDGWFILGGVINIGDWIPWLSWFDLQGYVKQMKTLGKNFKEFFKYVIKDHKAIKRQIEEDYVPKDMVDTLLHLADDPNLEVKLTSDRLMGLIHDLLAGGTDTSAATIEWAFQELLRRPNIMDKAHQELDRAIGKERWVKEEDFSKLPYIDAIIKETFRLHPLCALLPPHYSIEDCKVAGYDIPKGTIVYVNAWSLGRNSKYWDRAEEFIPERFIENNIDIKGQNFALLPFGSGRRRCPGYSLGMKVVRTTMANLLHGFNWKLAGDMRPVDISMEEIYGLTTHPKKPISVIMEPRLLFHLY; encoded by the exons ATGGAGATTTCTTGGGTTTTCATAGTGTTTGGGTCATGGCTACTGGCATTAGCTTTTGTCTTAAAAATATTCAACCATCCGAAAAGGAAACTACCACCAGGTCCAAAGCCATGGCCAATTATTGGCAATTTGAACCTCCTTGGTTCACTCCCACACGTGTCTTTTCaccatctttctcaaaaatatggAGATTTAATGCTACTAAAATTCGGTTCGAAGCCTGTTTTGGTAGCATCATCTCCAGAAATGGCTAAAGAGATATTGAAAACACATGATACTATCTTTGCATCTCGTCCTGAATTAGCTGCTGGTAAATACACTAGTTATAACTACTCAGACATGACATGGGCACCTTACGGTGCATATTGGCGTCAAGCTAGAAAAATTTACCTAACCGAGATATTTAGTCCCAAGAGGCTTGATTCATTTGAATATATCCGTATTGAGGAAGGGCGAACTTTAATTTCTCGTCTTTTTCCTCTCTCAGGAAAACCAGTTTTGCTTAAAGACCATTTACCTCGATTTACACTTCGCACTATAAGTAGGTTGGTTATGAGTGACAAATATTATAGTAGTGATGCTTCATCAATAATAACTCTTGAAACATTACGACAGATGCTCGATGGGTGGTTTATTCTTGGTGGGGTGATTAATATTGGGGATTGGATACCTTGGCTTAGTTGGTTCGACTTGCAAGGATACGTAAAGCAAATGAAGACTTTAGGGAAAAATTTCAAagaatttttcaaatatgtaattaaagatcacaaggcaataaAGAGACAAATAGAAGAGGATTATGTTCCTAAGGACATGGTTGATACTTTGTTGCACCTTGCTGATGACCCTAATCTTGAAGTTAAGCTTACATCTGATAGGCTAATGGGATTAATACAT GATTTGCTAGCTGGTGGAACAGATACTTCAGCAGCAACAATAGAATGGGCATTTCAAGAACTTTTGAGGCGACCAAACATCATGGACAAGGCACACCAAGAACTTGACAGAGCCATTGGAAAAGAACGATGGGTAAAAGAAGAGGACTTCTCTAAGCTACCTTATATAGATGCCATAATTAAAGAGACATTTAGACTTCACCCTTTATGTGCATTGCTTCCTCCTCATTACTCCATTGAGGATTGTAAAGTTGCTGGTTATGACATACCAAAAGGGACAATTGTTTATGTAAACGCATGGTCTTTAGGAAGAAATTCAAAGTATTGGGATAGGGCAGAAGAGTTCATTCCAGAAAGATTCATAGAAAATAACATAGACATAAAAGGTCAAAATTTCGCATTGTTGCCATTTGGTTCAGGAAGGAGGAGGTGCCCGGGGTATAGCCTTGGTATGAAGGTTGTTCGAACAACAATGGCTAACTTGTTGCATGGATTCAATTGGAAATTAGCAGGAGATATGAGGCCAGTAGATATAAGCATGGAGGAGATTTATGGATTAACTACACACCCAAAAAAGCCTATATCTGTGATTATGGAACCTAGACTTCTCTTCCATCTTTATTAG